The following coding sequences are from one Corticium candelabrum chromosome 20, ooCorCand1.1, whole genome shotgun sequence window:
- the LOC134195759 gene encoding uncharacterized protein LOC134195759 yields MDDPQIQLLLLRSCLSSCKINNLLRTVPPNKGIQQLAKFDSNLRVCLDAIIRCSTSDMSWLQASLPVRQGGLGLREAVRMSSSAFIGSCNSVRSLCSRLLPTTPLLEESVLNSNYSSPDFSAFPGESAAKDHIRSLVPDSLDTIDLTSSSRRNLQRLLDTKLSTTILEKASLRDRARLNTISAPHAGAWLRAIPNPNLSLAMPQREEFIIAVRTCLGIPFFPPPPSSKRCSCGQVLDSYGDHLLGCGEGNWRNRRHNVLADVAFEALLSDNANLSS; encoded by the coding sequence ATGGATGATCCCCAGATACAGCTGCTACTACTACGGTCTTGTCTATCCTCTTGCAAGATCAATAATTTGCTGAGAACAGTTCCACCAAACAAAGGTATCCAGCAACTGGCCAAATTTGATTCAAACCTACGGGTATGTCTTGATGCCATCATTCGATGTTCCACCTCAGACATGTCTTGGTTGCAGGCTTCATTGCCTGTTCGTCAAGGGGGACTCGGCCTACGAGAGGCGGTGAGAATGTCCTCTTCTGCATTCATTGGCAGCTGTAACTCTGTTCGGTCATTATGTTCTCGTCTTCTACCAACTACGCCACTTCTGGAGGAGTCAGTGCTCAATAGTAATTATTCGTCGCCTGACTTTAGTGCTTTTCCTGGAGAGTCTGCTGCTAAGGATCATATTCGAAGTCTTGTGCCTGACTCGCTTGACACCATTGATCTTACCTCGAGTAGTCGACGTAACCTACAACGTCTCCTGGACACCAAGCTTTCAACAACCATCTTAGAGAAAGCAAGTTTGAGAGATCGTGCTCGACTAAACACGATATCTGCTCCTCacgctggagcatggctaagGGCAATACCCAACCCCAATCTCAGCCTTGCCATGCCCCAGAGAGAGGAGTTCATAATCGCTGTTCGCACATGCTTGGGGATACCTTTCTTCCCACCTCCTCCAAGCTCAAAGCGTTGTTCTTGTGGACAGGTTTTAGACAGTTATGGGGACCATCTACTGGGTTGCGGAGAGGGAAACTGGAGAAATAGACGACACAACGTTCTTGCTGACGTAGCATTCGAAGCACTATTATCTGATAATGCCAATTTGTCGTCGTGA
- the LOC134195537 gene encoding diacylglycerol kinase theta-like, whose product MLWGFLNQGNICRICNFVTHDRCMSVIRTPCSAIAASLVKNPVAHTWSKAGKFRKEFCSVCRRRLEDNWAVRCEVCYYHVHEECYDLAVNDCRNCATYSSNQDEGYVLNHHWREGGVPPGGKCVMCNKDCGTNEFLSSVHCSWCRRSAHSGCSEHLEQHCDMGVLKRLSLPRYCCSLPRIKLSTGATHEVLTTVDKNVSSSTEKNRDSGSKDQNSYKVCDSSTQQPYKVVPIHGSATAEEILAASLKQFQICDNVANYCLVQVEDGIEKELQPLDVPTRSRSHSGSSLTFCMRARNVDADKGVIRVYSGMQSIDSALKFKTVNASVDTSTEEIIRLALNKMGLKGEGSSAFSLVQVTLHDGVQESVLPQDAHPWQVIKAATARSLREAKLMRFYLRRDAEVSYSISVGLYVGGMPKNKPEDFYERSIKGLVGTLDSDTHIGPVYPSFGCMFMEFNAPDTAARMSAVLQQTRPGLKQLKVFSLPHIEPHILPEDIEPLLIFVNKKSGGGYGEELYLALKRLVNPLQVFNLGEGGPLPGLHVFRFVHKFRILICGGDGTFGWVLTVLDEARQNMACKYPPSALLPLGTGNDLSRVLRWGSGYGSTDESLLNYLIAVDNAEFTSMDRWTVCVEETVGVHFGEHKTLANRLKHLSETSDELSVTTDQRNCHTNVSEMKQQFEDAHRSRAHTDQMLSEQESPEFKRSSKTVSVSRRRDGLGSMDSIGNGSISGNMRLHSRSPNITVLNNYFGIGIDADITLGFHKAREEAPEKFSSRFHNKGVYVRLSLSKMISKGNTSDLVRRVIMECDGKVVRLPDVEGIIVLNIGSWGSGADLWGSDRDDRFLTPAFNDGFIEVVGVNGVMHMAQIQGGLRTGIRLAQCSHVKFTVRGPIPLQVDGEPWMQDGDCTIVITRCSEQARMLMKCKKLGKRSAASPSLARSHGIKHEGYTK is encoded by the exons ATGTTGTGGGGATTTCTCAACCAAGGCAACATCTGTCGGA TTTGCAATTTCGTAACGCACGACCGCTGTATGTCGGTCATCCGGACGCCATGTTCGGCAATTGCCGCTTCTCTTGTTAAG aatCCAGTCGCTCACACTTGGAGCAAGGCCGGGAAATTCCGAAAGGAGTTTTGTAGTGTTTGTCGACGGCGGTTGGAAGACAACTGGGCAGTGCGTTGTGAAG TTTGTTACTACCACGTGCACGAAGAATGTTACGATTTAGCCGTCAACGACTGTAGGAACTGTGCTACTTACTCTTCAAATCAGGATGAG GGTTACGTACTCAATCATCATTGGAGAGAGGGTGGTGTTCCACCTGGAGGGAAGTGTGTCATGTGCAACAAAGACTGTGGAACCAATGAATTTTTGTCTAGTGTGCATTGTAGCTGGTGTCGGAGATCA GCACATTCTGGTTGTTCTGAACATTTGGAGCAACATTGTGATATGGGTGTGTTGAAGAGGCTTAGTTTGCCTCGATACTGCTGCTCTTTGCCGAGAATCAAGCTGAGCACTGGTGCGACACATGAAGTTCTCACTA CTGTTGACAAGAATGTGTCATCGTCAACTGAAAAAAATCGGGACTCAG GCTCAAAAGATCAAAACTCTTACAAGGTATGTGACAGTTCAACACAACAACCATATAAAGTGGTGCCAATTCATGGCTCAGCGACAGCCGAGGAAATTCTA GCGGCGTCTCTGAAACAGTTTCAAATTTGTGATAATGTTGCCAATTATTGTCTAGTGCAAGTGGAAGATGGCA TCGAAAAGGAATTACAACCGCTTGATGTTCCAACACGTTCTCGATCTCACAGTGGATCTTCGCTCACTTTCTGCATGAGAGCCAGG AATGTCGATGCCGACAAGGGAGTTATCAGAGTCTATTCAGGAATGCAAAG CATTGACAGTGCGTTGAAGTTCAAGACCGTTAATGCCAGTGTAGACACAAGTACCGAAGAGATAATTCGATTGGCTTTGAATAAAATGGGGCTGAAG GGAGAGGGCTCTTCAGCATTCTCATTAGTTCAAGTGACTTTGCACGACGGAG TTCAGGAAAGTGTGTTGCCTCAAGACGCTCACCCTTGGCAAGTCATCAAAGCAGCAACAGCT CGATCTCTTCGTGAGGCCAAGCTGATGAGGTTTTACCTTCGACGAGACGCTGAAGTGTCTTACAGCATCAGCGTTGGACTTTATGTTGGAGGCATGCCGAAAAACAAACCAGAAGACTTTTATGAACGCTCGATCAAGGGCTTAGTGGGAACAC TCGACAGTGACACCCACATCGGTCCCGTGTATCCAAGTTTTG GTTGTATGTTTATGGAATTTAACGCTCCTGACACGGCAGCCAGAATGAGTGCCGttctacaacaaacaagaccCGGTCTGAAGCAGTTGAAGGTGTTCTCACTGCCACACATAGAG CCACATATATTACCAGAAGACATTGAACCGCTGCTTATATTTGTTAACAAGAAGAGTGGTGGTGGATACGGTGAAGAGTTGTATTTAGCACTGAAGAGGCTCGTTAACCCACTTCAAGTATTTAATCTGGGTGAAGGAGGTCCCCTTCCGGG TTTGCATGTTTTTCGGTTTGTTCACAAGTTTCGTATACTTATTTGTGGTGGAGACGGCACGTTTGGTTGGGTTTTGACAGTTCTGGATGAAGCAAGACAGAATATGGCGTGTAAATATCCTCCATCAGCTCTTCTTCCTCTTGGCACAG GTAACGATCTCTCAAGAGTTCTTCGTTGGGGTTCCGGGTATGGTAGCACTGACGAGTCACTTCTTAACTACCTGATAGCAGTAGACAATGCAGAATTTACATCCATGGACAG GTGGACAGTTTGTGTTGAAGAAACGGTAGGAGTACATTTTGGAGAACACAAAACATTAGCTAATCGACTGAAACATTTGAGTGAGACTTCAGATGAGTTGTCGGTCACGACTGATCAAAGGAATTGTCATACAAACGTGAGTGAAATgaaacaacagtttgaagatgCACATAGAAGTCGAGCACATACCGATCAAATGCTATCCGAGCAAGAAAGTCCAGAATTCAAACGAAGCTCAAAGACGGTATCTGTATCAAGAAGAAGAGATGGATTAGGTTCCATGGATTCTATCGGCAATGGCAGCATATCAGGCAACATGCGATTACACTCACGATCTCCGAACATCACAGTTTTGAATAACTACTTTGGAATCGGAATTGATGCCGATATCACACTGGGATTTCATAAAGCCAGAGAAGAAGCGCCTGAAAAATTTAGTAGTAG ATTTCATAACAAGGGCGTATACGTTCGTCTGTCTTTATCAAAGATGATAAGCAAAGGTAATACGAGTGATCTCGTGAGGCGGGTTATAATGGAG TGTGACGGCAAAGTTGTGCGGTTGCCCGACGTGGAAGGGATCATAGTGCTCAACATCGGCAGTTGGGGATCAGGTGCAGACTTATGGGGCTCCGATAGGGACGAT AGGTTTTTAACTCCGGCATTTAACGATGGTTTTATTGAAGTTGTGGGCGTGAACGGAGTCATGCACATG GCACAAATTCAGGGAGGTCTTCGGACAGGCATTCGGCTAGCTCAGTGCTCTCAC GTCAAGTTTACCGTGAGAGGCCCGATACCGTTGCAGGTCGATGGTGAGCCGTGGATGCAGGATGGTGATTGTACTATTGTGATCACGCGGTGTTCGGAGCAG GCAAGAATGCTAATGAAATGTAAGAAATTGGGAAAGAGATCTGCTGCTTCGCCGAGTCTAGCTCGATCTCATGGAATTAAACATGAAGGTTATACGAAATAG
- the LOC134195623 gene encoding BTB/POZ domain-containing protein KCTD5-like, translated as MTSREARHRDVSTQSDDTETQKKGMRGWVRLNVGGTCFMTSKATLCKEPLSFLCRLVQDDPELPSAKDESGAYLIDRDPTYFPPVLNYLRHGKLVINKHIAEEGVYEEAEFYNIPTLALMVQRRIEQRELDRCKANVNHVYRVLQCQEGELTQMLSTFTDGWKIEQIVSVGSQYNYGGSDQAEFLVVVSRDVSDVHRNASPTEQADGKARELLDRGSRMW; from the exons ATGACTTCTCGTGAAGCACGTCATCGTGATGTCTCGACGCAGTCCGACGATACTGAGACCCAAAAGAAGGGCATGCGAGGTTGGGTGAGGTTGAACGTCGGAGGCACTTGCTTTATGACGAGTAAAGCCACCTTGTGCAAAGAACCGTTGTCGTTCTTGTGTCGTCTCGTACAAGATGATCCGGAATTGCCGTCAGCTAAA GATGAAAGTGGAGCTTATTTGATTGATCGTGATCCAACCTACTTTCCTCCTGTACTAAACTATCTTCGTCATGGCAAGTTGGTcatcaacaaacacattgcGGAAGAAG GAGTCTATGAGGAAGCAGAGTTTTATAACATTCCTACATTAGCTTTGATGGTTCAAAGGAGAATTGAACAGCGGGAATTAGATCGATGCAAG GCAAATGTAAACCATGTGTACAGAGTGTTGCAGTGTCAGGAAGGTGAGCTAACACAAATGCTGTCTACTTTCACTGACGGCTGGAAAATAGAACAA ATTGTAAGCGTTGGATCGCAATACAACTATGGTGGGTCCGACCAGGCAGAATTCTTGGTTGTCGTGTCTAGGGATGTGAGTGAtgtacacaggaatgcatcacCAACAGAACAGGCTGATGGAAAAGCAAGG GAGCTGCTTGATCGGGGGTCAAGAATGTGGTAG